A genomic stretch from Methanomassiliicoccales archaeon includes:
- a CDS encoding PRC-barrel domain-containing protein, whose translation MRKFITELKGKTVMTNDGQILGMIDNFVIETTTGEIQHVLVVPAEEIETRLYKTDAQGRLILPFSEMRAVRDVVVMNIS comes from the coding sequence ATGAGAAAGTTCATCACGGAATTGAAGGGTAAAACCGTAATGACAAACGACGGACAGATCTTGGGGATGATTGATAACTTTGTCATCGAGACGACGACAGGGGAAATTCAACATGTACTTGTAGTGCCGGCGGAAGAGATTGAAACACGATTGTACAAGACTGATGCACAAGGCAGACTCATCCTACCCTTCAGCGAAATGCGGGCTGTGCGCGATGTCGTCGTGATGAACATTAGCTGA
- a CDS encoding RimK-like ATPgrasp N-terminal domain-containing protein, producing MGLSHRLHYQSKESAFVNIAGDYRYLSEGHYESIEAEIQGIPVYPRVKEALDAYVVPLCMERAKRAGIPVPEYYISNGFFEPPAIIYPINPFMRRHSVVYKEGHVKTISKSLTRNYKYPILVQRIREDASIREFKCILGTTTTDEFEKIADRIWNLFHLPICKVRVIEDGEVMLSAIEPLPLHQLKSKELKLLRKANEWQI from the coding sequence ATGGGTTTAAGCCATAGGCTTCATTACCAATCAAAAGAAAGTGCCTTCGTCAACATCGCTGGCGACTACCGATATCTCAGCGAGGGGCACTACGAGAGCATCGAAGCCGAAATACAGGGAATCCCTGTTTATCCACGAGTGAAAGAAGCGCTCGATGCGTATGTTGTCCCATTATGTATGGAGAGAGCCAAACGGGCTGGTATTCCCGTTCCGGAATACTATATCTCAAACGGATTTTTTGAGCCCCCTGCGATCATTTATCCCATCAATCCCTTCATGCGACGACACAGTGTTGTTTATAAAGAGGGGCATGTGAAGACTATCAGCAAATCGCTGACAAGGAATTACAAGTATCCAATACTTGTCCAGAGAATCAGAGAGGATGCATCGATCAGGGAATTCAAATGCATTCTCGGCACTACGACAACCGATGAATTCGAAAAGATCGCCGATCGAATCTGGAATCTCTTTCACCTGCCAATTTGCAAGGTGAGGGTTATCGAGGACGGCGAAGTCATGCTCAGCGCAATCGAGCCATTACCACTCCACCAGCTCAAGAGCAAGGAGCTGAAGCTTCTCAGGAAGGCGAACGAATGGCAAATATAG
- a CDS encoding RimK family alpha-L-glutamate ligase, whose protein sequence is MANIACFVERYTINRSEELNALTNFKVAALNLGHRFDYIFRSDIHRIPEFDALFIRSTTDPMNASYVASRIAEMNGLTVIDDPDSIIICCDKINMYLRLQRSGLKIPETRFLDKNTLNVDAAQRIFEELGCPVVLKAPFSSFSTYVEKVENLHEFYETARRYFRRTSAIVAQRFVPSNFDWRVTTLNGEVLFVCKYIMPPSSWKIQHRENGHVTWARIQAMDLNEVDPELIETGIKASAAIGKGLYGVDIKEVDGEYLVIEVNDNPNIDAGGEDAKNPEVYERIIRYLAGE, encoded by the coding sequence ATGGCAAATATAGCGTGCTTCGTCGAGCGCTATACGATTAATCGATCGGAGGAACTCAACGCTCTCACGAATTTCAAGGTCGCAGCGCTCAACCTAGGGCATCGTTTTGACTATATTTTCAGGTCGGACATTCACAGGATTCCTGAGTTCGATGCACTCTTCATCAGATCAACGACCGATCCGATGAACGCATCATACGTCGCATCGCGCATCGCGGAAATGAACGGTCTTACAGTGATCGACGATCCCGATTCGATCATCATCTGCTGCGACAAGATCAATATGTATCTTAGACTGCAGAGGAGTGGGCTGAAAATTCCAGAGACACGCTTCCTCGACAAGAACACACTGAATGTCGATGCCGCACAAAGGATTTTCGAAGAACTCGGATGTCCAGTTGTATTGAAAGCACCGTTCAGCAGTTTCTCGACTTACGTCGAGAAGGTTGAAAATCTGCACGAGTTCTACGAGACCGCGAGAAGATACTTCCGAAGAACGAGTGCCATTGTTGCGCAGCGCTTTGTCCCTTCCAACTTCGACTGGCGTGTTACAACGCTGAACGGAGAAGTGCTTTTCGTCTGCAAATATATCATGCCGCCAAGCAGCTGGAAAATCCAGCATAGGGAGAACGGTCATGTGACGTGGGCGAGAATCCAGGCGATGGATCTGAACGAGGTTGATCCGGAGCTAATCGAAACGGGTATCAAAGCATCCGCTGCGATTGGCAAAGGCCTTTATGGGGTTGATATTAAGGAAGTCGATGGGGAATACCTGGTCATCGAGGTCAACGACAATCCTAACATCGATGCGGGTGGCGAGGACGCAAAGAACCCAGAGGTCTACGAGAGGATCATACGGTACCTAGCTGGTGAGTGA
- the rimI gene encoding ribosomal protein S18-alanine N-acetyltransferase — protein sequence MIRTASPQDIPEIQRLEDESFTDDAFSHQRIAYLIKKAKSATLVYDNSGIRGYILLLFRKDTSAARVYSICVHPAYRKMGIGAALMRAAEKLAKERKCTKMTLEVSESNSDAIAFYRSLGFETIRKLEDYYRKGVNGLRMEKMLS from the coding sequence TTGATCAGAACAGCGTCCCCTCAGGATATTCCTGAGATTCAACGACTCGAGGACGAGTCTTTCACCGACGATGCCTTTTCACATCAACGAATAGCTTATCTCATTAAAAAAGCAAAATCGGCAACGCTGGTCTATGACAATAGCGGAATCCGTGGTTATATTCTTCTGCTATTCAGAAAGGATACATCAGCTGCTCGCGTTTACTCGATCTGCGTTCACCCTGCGTATCGTAAAATGGGCATAGGAGCGGCGCTGATGCGTGCCGCAGAGAAACTGGCCAAGGAACGAAAGTGCACGAAGATGACGCTCGAAGTCAGTGAATCGAATTCCGATGCAATTGCATTCTATCGATCACTCGGATTCGAGACGATCAGAAAGCTCGAGGATTATTATCGTAAGGGAGTCAACGGACTGAGAATGGAGAAGATGCTTTCGTGA
- a CDS encoding CDC48 family AAA ATPase encodes MAESVTLRVARAQHQSEVGLGRARIDAKTRKELGVEVGDVIEIVGKKKTVAKVFRASQEDEGRGIIRIDGMIRSNAGVSIGEKVTVSRADPQPASKVVVAPKIPQGKKVRFGQGVEELFRKGLINRPLIKGDEIIIPNIALMGGFLPFIVVNTQPSGVVVVGEHTELSVKTEPVETTEVVTPSVTYDDIGGLEYELQRVREMIELPLKHPELFDRLGIDPPKGVLLFGPPGTGKTLIAKAVANEAGANFYAIQGPEIMSKYYGQSEQKLREKFEEAEKNAPSIIFIDEIDSIAPKREEVQGEVERRVVAQLLTLMDGLGGRGQVIVIGATNREDALDPALRRPGRFDREIEIGVPTKEGRKEILQIHTRGMPLAEDVDLDKYASVTHGFVGADLAALAREAAMKCLARYVPELDLDKPVPPELLEKMKVTARDFDEALKEVEPSAMREVLIEIPRVTWDDIGGLEDVKQQLKEMVEMPLENPEAFRRMGIRPPKGILLYGPPGTGKTLIAKAVATESKANFISIKGPEIMSKWVGESEKAVRQIFKRAKQVAPSIVFLDEIDAIAPKRGLSGDTKVIERVVNQLLTSMDGLESLDRVTVIAATNRPDIVDPAILRPGRFDRLVLIPVPDLEARIAILKIHTRSMPLKDVDIESIAARTEGYVGADLENLCREAAMNALRENKDACQVEMRHFEAALKIVRPSTDKDIMKQYESIGHTLQKAKTGWEELGAYR; translated from the coding sequence ATGGCAGAGTCCGTAACCCTGAGAGTGGCTCGTGCTCAGCATCAATCGGAAGTTGGACTCGGAAGGGCAAGAATCGACGCGAAGACGAGAAAGGAATTGGGCGTTGAAGTCGGAGACGTGATTGAGATCGTTGGAAAGAAGAAGACTGTCGCGAAGGTATTCAGGGCGTCTCAGGAGGACGAGGGGAGGGGCATCATTCGTATTGATGGAATGATCAGGTCAAACGCTGGCGTCTCGATCGGGGAGAAGGTCACTGTCTCCAGAGCGGATCCGCAACCAGCGTCAAAGGTTGTTGTCGCACCGAAAATCCCCCAAGGGAAGAAAGTCAGATTCGGTCAGGGTGTTGAGGAGCTTTTCAGAAAGGGACTAATTAACAGACCGCTTATCAAGGGCGACGAGATCATCATCCCGAACATCGCACTGATGGGCGGGTTCCTGCCATTCATCGTCGTCAATACGCAACCGTCAGGTGTGGTCGTCGTGGGGGAGCACACCGAACTTTCCGTAAAAACAGAACCAGTTGAGACAACAGAGGTCGTAACACCATCTGTCACATACGATGACATCGGCGGCCTCGAGTATGAATTACAAAGGGTCCGCGAAATGATTGAATTACCCCTGAAGCACCCCGAACTTTTCGACCGCCTTGGCATCGATCCCCCGAAAGGCGTCCTGCTTTTCGGTCCACCAGGGACCGGAAAAACGCTGATCGCCAAAGCCGTGGCGAACGAAGCCGGCGCAAACTTTTACGCGATCCAGGGTCCAGAGATCATGAGCAAGTATTACGGCCAGAGTGAGCAGAAACTGCGTGAGAAGTTCGAGGAGGCGGAAAAAAATGCGCCGTCAATCATTTTCATCGATGAGATCGATTCGATTGCGCCAAAACGTGAGGAAGTTCAGGGCGAAGTGGAGAGGAGAGTCGTTGCTCAGCTGCTGACACTTATGGACGGGCTCGGGGGGCGTGGGCAGGTCATCGTCATTGGTGCGACGAATCGCGAGGACGCGCTCGATCCTGCGTTGAGAAGACCTGGGCGGTTTGATCGAGAGATTGAGATTGGCGTTCCAACCAAGGAAGGTAGAAAGGAGATACTGCAGATCCACACGCGCGGGATGCCGCTTGCTGAGGATGTTGACCTTGATAAATATGCGAGTGTGACGCATGGTTTCGTGGGAGCGGATCTCGCAGCTCTTGCAAGGGAGGCCGCTATGAAATGCCTTGCGCGTTATGTGCCAGAACTCGATCTCGACAAGCCCGTTCCGCCAGAATTGCTAGAAAAGATGAAGGTGACCGCAAGAGACTTCGATGAAGCTCTCAAAGAAGTTGAGCCGAGCGCGATGAGAGAAGTGCTCATCGAAATCCCAAGAGTTACGTGGGACGACATCGGCGGACTCGAAGATGTGAAACAGCAATTAAAAGAGATGGTCGAGATGCCCCTCGAAAACCCCGAAGCCTTCCGTAGGATGGGCATCAGGCCACCGAAGGGGATTCTTCTTTATGGCCCGCCTGGTACTGGAAAAACGCTGATCGCCAAAGCTGTGGCAACGGAGTCGAAGGCGAACTTCATCTCGATTAAAGGGCCGGAGATCATGAGCAAGTGGGTCGGAGAGAGCGAAAAGGCAGTTCGCCAGATTTTCAAACGCGCGAAGCAGGTTGCTCCCTCGATCGTTTTCCTTGATGAGATCGATGCAATCGCACCGAAGCGGGGCCTTAGCGGCGATACGAAGGTTATTGAGCGGGTCGTCAACCAGCTGCTGACGAGTATGGATGGACTCGAGAGTCTCGATCGGGTCACCGTCATCGCCGCAACCAACCGTCCAGACATCGTCGATCCTGCGATTCTCAGACCTGGAAGGTTCGACCGTCTTGTTCTGATACCGGTGCCTGATCTGGAAGCGAGGATCGCGATCTTGAAGATTCATACGCGATCGATGCCGTTGAAAGACGTCGATATCGAGTCGATCGCCGCGAGGACTGAGGGGTACGTCGGAGCGGACCTCGAGAATCTTTGTAGAGAAGCTGCGATGAACGCGCTGAGAGAAAATAAAGATGCATGCCAGGTCGAAATGCGTCATTTCGAAGCGGCGCTCAAGATCGTTCGACCGTCAACAGACAAGGATATCATGAAGCAGTACGAGAGTATCGGCCACACACTTCAGAAGGCAAAAACTGGCTGGGAAGAACTTGGCGCTTACAGGTGA
- a CDS encoding DUF89 family protein — protein sequence MQMDAECVPCLLGRVLYETRLCAPDRKEEVMAECLKILCEKFKIGVNSAEVATHVHRRAYELLCPDPYKDLKRKSNLAAISIFERARSYVHSANDKLKAACLCSIAGNVLDFGIRASVEGPELFSNAFESIVAQGLDLDDTPRMKRILDGADNVIYLFDNCGEIVFDKLLIEQIKSFGVKVIGIVKGEAILTDATQEDAIETSVASLVDDLDTTGMFAIGIDVSRMSAELRKKFENADLIVSKGMANFEALSDHAFKPIAYVLRAKCRPVARAIGAKVNDNVVKVIE from the coding sequence ATGCAGATGGATGCGGAGTGTGTGCCCTGCCTGCTCGGCCGCGTGCTTTACGAAACCCGCCTTTGCGCTCCTGATCGAAAAGAAGAGGTGATGGCAGAGTGCCTGAAGATCCTCTGCGAGAAATTTAAGATCGGTGTGAATTCGGCCGAGGTGGCGACTCATGTGCATCGGCGAGCATACGAACTCCTTTGCCCTGATCCATATAAAGATCTGAAGAGAAAGAGCAATCTGGCCGCGATTTCAATTTTCGAGAGAGCACGATCTTATGTGCATTCTGCTAACGATAAATTGAAAGCCGCTTGTTTATGTTCAATTGCCGGCAATGTCCTTGATTTTGGCATTCGTGCGTCGGTAGAAGGACCCGAGTTGTTTTCGAACGCATTCGAATCGATCGTTGCGCAAGGACTTGACTTGGATGACACTCCCAGAATGAAAAGAATTCTTGACGGGGCAGACAACGTAATTTATCTTTTCGACAATTGCGGAGAAATCGTTTTCGATAAGTTATTGATCGAGCAAATCAAGTCTTTTGGAGTGAAGGTGATAGGCATCGTCAAGGGGGAAGCGATCCTGACCGATGCGACGCAAGAAGATGCGATTGAAACTTCAGTCGCATCCCTCGTTGACGATCTGGACACAACAGGTATGTTTGCCATTGGCATCGACGTTTCCAGAATGTCTGCGGAGCTCAGGAAAAAATTCGAAAATGCAGACCTCATCGTTTCGAAGGGAATGGCAAACTTCGAAGCACTTTCAGATCACGCGTTCAAGCCGATTGCATATGTTCTCCGAGCGAAATGTAGACCAGTTGCGAGGGCCATAGGCGCGAAAGTTAATGACAATGTCGTGAAAGTCATTGAATAA
- a CDS encoding dipeptide epimerase, with the protein MKIESIDFNKINLEREEPFRIATGVSKDTVNFLIRIHAGDIDGIGVAVPNSVTRETAESIEHSILKIRGILIGRDAENIDEIHEILRKEISGNPAVECGVDLAIYDLIGKSKGLEVCEMLGRMRDCIETSLTIGIEDLETSVNKAVIAVKSGFRVLKIKTGLDVNGDIRRIRTIRDVVGSKIRLRVDCNQGYSFEEAKRFVEELDCLNIEFVEQPVSASDFESMRKLSSISSIPIMADESAKTLDDVNRIIRENCASMINLKLVKFGGIYPGTIVDAICKDHDISIQVGCMSECEASIAGGLHFALSGKAVKYADLDSHFSFMNDPTKGVEFKDGRLYTSGFPGLGIDLIRGEN; encoded by the coding sequence ATGAAAATTGAATCCATTGATTTCAACAAAATAAACCTCGAAAGGGAGGAACCTTTCCGAATTGCGACGGGTGTTTCGAAAGATACAGTCAATTTTTTGATCAGAATTCATGCTGGCGACATTGATGGCATAGGCGTGGCCGTGCCAAATTCTGTCACGAGGGAAACAGCGGAATCGATTGAGCACTCGATTTTGAAAATTCGAGGCATACTCATCGGTCGCGATGCCGAGAATATCGATGAAATTCATGAAATCCTACGCAAAGAAATCTCAGGGAATCCTGCGGTTGAATGCGGAGTCGACCTCGCAATTTACGACCTCATTGGAAAATCAAAAGGGCTTGAGGTCTGTGAGATGCTCGGCCGAATGCGCGATTGCATCGAAACATCGTTGACGATTGGCATAGAGGATCTCGAAACATCTGTTAATAAAGCGGTGATTGCTGTCAAGTCAGGCTTTCGCGTTCTCAAGATCAAAACTGGGTTGGATGTCAATGGAGATATTCGTCGGATTAGGACAATCAGGGATGTTGTCGGCTCAAAAATTAGGTTGAGGGTTGACTGCAATCAAGGGTATAGCTTTGAAGAAGCGAAGCGATTTGTCGAAGAGCTTGATTGCCTAAATATCGAATTCGTCGAGCAACCAGTTTCTGCAAGCGATTTCGAGTCGATGAGAAAACTTTCTTCGATTTCATCGATTCCAATCATGGCCGATGAATCCGCCAAGACACTGGATGATGTGAATCGGATTATCAGGGAGAATTGTGCATCGATGATCAACCTCAAACTTGTCAAATTTGGCGGAATTTACCCGGGCACGATTGTTGATGCGATCTGCAAGGATCACGATATCAGCATTCAGGTCGGCTGCATGTCGGAATGCGAGGCGTCAATCGCTGGTGGTCTTCATTTTGCTCTTTCAGGTAAGGCAGTTAAATACGCTGATTTGGATTCGCACTTTTCTTTCATGAACGATCCGACAAAGGGCGTCGAGTTTAAGGATGGCAGGCTTTATACCAGTGGATTTCCAGGTCTTGGCATCGATTTGATCAGGGGTGAGAATTGA
- a CDS encoding NDP-sugar synthase has protein sequence MMQKIRQAVVLAGGEGTRLKPLTNTRPKPLLPILDRPCLEYVIESLSRAGIDDIFLTCSYRSADIVAAIGNGEKLGARIIYSFEEEPMGTAGAVKLLEEKLEETFVVASGDVLADVDIKSLIEFHERRGADVTIALTQVERPEEFGIVGLDDQGRILKFKEKPSPQEVFSNLINAGIYVLKKETLEEIPFGEKFDFSRNLFPRLLAAEKKLFGLRIPGFWKDIGRPFDLLEANLKMAERTHAQTHSFDELTQLGDRMIKRSAKIVGSSYIGRNVCLGEGSVVSSTVIGKESVIGDGSEIVNSLILGRCQISDKCVISESILGEGCVIGPGVKIVRSVLGDGIRIEGPLSLEGAVRE, from the coding sequence TTGATGCAGAAAATTAGACAGGCAGTCGTACTCGCTGGCGGCGAGGGCACGCGGTTGAAGCCTCTGACGAACACGAGACCAAAGCCGTTGCTACCAATTCTCGATAGGCCATGTCTCGAGTACGTAATCGAATCCCTGTCGAGGGCTGGTATTGATGACATTTTCTTGACATGCTCATACAGGTCTGCAGACATCGTCGCCGCCATTGGAAATGGCGAGAAGCTCGGTGCCCGCATCATCTATTCTTTCGAGGAAGAACCGATGGGGACCGCTGGCGCTGTTAAGCTGCTAGAAGAAAAACTTGAGGAAACGTTTGTCGTTGCGAGTGGGGATGTCCTTGCAGATGTCGACATAAAATCGCTCATCGAATTCCACGAGCGTCGTGGCGCGGATGTCACGATCGCCCTTACACAGGTGGAAAGACCTGAGGAATTTGGTATCGTCGGTTTAGACGATCAGGGCAGGATTTTGAAATTTAAGGAAAAGCCTTCGCCACAAGAAGTCTTTTCGAATCTCATTAACGCTGGAATTTATGTATTGAAGAAGGAGACCCTCGAGGAGATTCCTTTTGGCGAAAAATTTGACTTCTCGAGGAATCTGTTTCCGAGACTCCTCGCAGCGGAAAAGAAATTATTTGGACTCAGGATTCCTGGATTCTGGAAGGATATTGGAAGACCTTTTGATCTTTTAGAGGCGAATCTCAAAATGGCGGAGCGAACGCACGCGCAAACGCATTCCTTTGACGAATTGACGCAACTGGGTGATCGTATGATCAAGAGGAGCGCGAAGATTGTCGGTAGCTCGTACATCGGTCGGAATGTCTGCCTTGGCGAAGGGAGTGTAGTGTCTTCAACGGTGATCGGAAAAGAAAGCGTGATCGGCGATGGGAGCGAAATTGTCAACTCCTTGATACTGGGCCGCTGCCAGATTTCAGATAAATGCGTGATTAGTGAAAGTATTCTCGGAGAAGGATGTGTTATCGGCCCAGGCGTGAAAATCGTGAGAAGCGTGTTAGGCGATGGCATCAGGATCGAAGGTCCGCTTTCACTTGAGGGCGCTGTGAGAGAATGA
- a CDS encoding EamA family transporter has translation MKAKHEAALIASSFIWGTSFVSAKIGVEHVDPFLFSLLRFALASFVLLLILIVTKRFSWRLFENKLIWAIAGFNAVALELQHLGMTMTSATNAVLLIDINVVFVAIIAFFILVEEISKKVILGLASGLIGVVIVSTNGDLSAILTGSFLGNVMVFCAGVLWAFYIVYQKEVLMREQDILLVTCAVILTTTIILLPLTFLFTGDYQIDVPGGVSAIYTGIICTSLAFLLYNYGLKGMGATMASIILLLEIIFAMIFAFLILQEIPTVATWIGGGFIIFAIAVISMNRNRK, from the coding sequence GTGAAGGCGAAACACGAAGCGGCCCTGATCGCGTCAAGCTTCATCTGGGGCACCTCATTCGTTTCGGCGAAGATCGGTGTCGAACATGTCGACCCATTTCTTTTTTCGCTTCTTCGCTTCGCTCTCGCATCGTTCGTTCTTCTTTTAATTTTGATTGTGACAAAGAGATTCAGCTGGCGACTCTTTGAGAACAAACTCATCTGGGCCATTGCGGGATTCAACGCCGTCGCGCTTGAACTGCAGCATCTTGGCATGACGATGACGAGCGCGACGAATGCGGTGCTTCTCATCGACATCAATGTCGTTTTCGTCGCGATCATCGCTTTCTTCATTCTTGTTGAAGAGATTTCTAAGAAGGTTATTTTAGGTCTGGCGAGCGGTCTCATTGGCGTCGTGATCGTCTCGACGAATGGCGACCTGTCAGCAATCCTCACTGGAAGTTTCCTCGGAAATGTGATGGTCTTTTGTGCCGGCGTTCTCTGGGCATTCTATATCGTTTATCAGAAAGAGGTTCTCATGAGGGAGCAGGATATCCTCCTTGTCACCTGCGCTGTCATTCTTACGACAACGATCATCCTGCTTCCTTTGACCTTTCTCTTCACTGGTGATTATCAAATCGATGTACCTGGTGGTGTGAGCGCGATTTATACCGGTATCATTTGCACGAGCCTCGCCTTCCTTCTTTACAATTATGGGCTGAAAGGAATGGGAGCGACGATGGCCTCGATTATTCTTCTGCTCGAAATCATTTTCGCGATGATCTTCGCCTTCCTCATTTTACAGGAAATCCCGACTGTCGCTACTTGGATCGGAGGAGGATTCATCATCTTTGCTATTGCTGTCATATCGATGAACCGAAATAGAAAATGA
- a CDS encoding ACT domain-containing protein — translation MMMRQFEIYVQNRPGEVAWIAEILAKNSVNIRGISTDLGSNRPMIRVITDDENSARSALKNAGLEFSERDVLVVSLSDRPGELSKLTKKLARAGINIESIFILGARTPREEIAIGVDQPEKAAEVLAKYTS, via the coding sequence ATGATGATGAGGCAATTCGAAATTTATGTGCAAAACAGGCCTGGGGAAGTGGCCTGGATTGCGGAAATTCTAGCGAAAAACTCGGTGAATATTCGCGGTATTTCGACTGATCTCGGCTCGAATCGGCCAATGATCCGCGTCATCACCGATGATGAAAACAGTGCAAGAAGCGCACTAAAAAATGCGGGACTCGAGTTCTCCGAAAGAGACGTGCTTGTTGTTTCCCTGAGCGATAGGCCCGGGGAGCTCTCAAAATTGACGAAAAAACTGGCAAGGGCAGGTATTAACATCGAGTCGATTTTCATCCTCGGCGCGAGAACACCGAGGGAAGAAATTGCGATAGGCGTCGACCAGCCAGAAAAGGCCGCAGAAGTGCTAGCCAAATACACATCCTAA
- a CDS encoding glycosyltransferase family 2 protein → MKSFRSISAITVNWNKPVETVRCIKSLKNGGIEDITIFVVDNGSDGNDIDLIKQEVPEVEIIEMGRNVGYVKGINAGISKAMENKPPSLLIINNDAYGSPGFIAELIDGMKRHPNAGIVGPKILYPDGRKIWYAGGEFNEWWGYSKHPLMDSEDDGDQKDRKVDFVTGCTMLVRREVFERVGFFDEDYDIYAEDLDLCLRAAERGYESWYIPSSVVYHEVSSSTGIAGSNLMTPLRAYHYARNMFLLISKRIKGGKFITCIIGQFAISFPYYFCLIAMQKMKGAHLAYVRGMVDGLRFIVGGRKLLED, encoded by the coding sequence ATGAAATCCTTCCGATCAATCAGCGCGATTACTGTCAACTGGAATAAGCCCGTCGAGACAGTACGGTGCATTAAATCATTAAAAAATGGAGGGATTGAAGATATCACGATCTTCGTTGTCGATAACGGCTCTGATGGCAATGATATTGATCTCATTAAGCAAGAGGTCCCTGAAGTTGAGATCATCGAAATGGGTAGGAATGTCGGCTATGTAAAAGGGATCAATGCGGGTATATCGAAAGCTATGGAAAACAAGCCGCCTTCTCTTCTGATCATTAACAACGATGCCTACGGCTCGCCAGGTTTTATCGCTGAGCTCATCGATGGTATGAAGCGCCATCCGAATGCTGGTATCGTAGGACCAAAGATCCTCTATCCCGATGGGAGAAAAATCTGGTACGCCGGTGGTGAATTTAATGAATGGTGGGGATACAGCAAGCATCCACTGATGGATTCCGAAGACGATGGTGATCAGAAAGATAGAAAGGTGGACTTCGTGACAGGGTGTACAATGCTCGTTCGGAGAGAAGTTTTCGAGAGAGTCGGATTTTTCGATGAAGATTATGATATATACGCTGAAGACCTCGATCTTTGTCTCCGCGCTGCAGAAAGAGGTTACGAATCTTGGTATATACCTTCCTCGGTGGTCTATCACGAGGTTTCGAGTTCAACCGGGATTGCTGGCTCAAATCTCATGACGCCGCTCAGAGCATACCACTACGCGAGAAACATGTTTCTTTTGATTTCGAAGAGAATCAAAGGAGGAAAATTCATCACATGCATCATTGGACAGTTCGCAATCAGCTTTCCCTATTATTTTTGTCTGATCGCGATGCAAAAGATGAAAGGAGCTCATCTGGCCTACGTTAGAGGAATGGTCGATGGCTTAAGATTCATTGTGGGAGGGAGAAAGCTCCTTGAAGATTAG